cctcgaattcAAGAGCCCTCTTCCTGTTATCAACATAGTAATTTTTACGACTGTAAGTAGTAGTCAATCTATCCCTGATCATTCTTACCTTTCCCATAGCCTCATGTATGATTTCAGGGCCAAGGATGAAAGACTCTcctacctcaaaccacccaactggggacctacatctcctgcCATACAGTGCTTTAAAAGGTTCAATACAAATACAGGAATgttagctattattataagagaactcaattaGTGGCAAATGATTATCCCAACTCCCCTAGAAGTCAATAACACTTGCTTTGAGCATGTATTCAAGGTTCTAAATGGTACGCTCTACTTGTCCATCCGTCTGAGGACGAAAAGTAGCACTAAGCTTCACTTGTGTACCCAAGGTCTTTTGGAAAGATCTCAAAAGTGAGAAGTAAACTGTCTCCCCCGTCTGCAATGATAgataaaggaatcccatgccaccTCACTATCTCATCAATATAAAGCGTGGCATAGTCTTCGGCCTTGTAAGTAAACTTCATAGGAttaaagtgtgcagacttagtcatcctgtcaATAATGACCCAAATGACTGATTTCGGGTCCTGGGCAGACCAAtgacaaagtccatattaataacCTCCCACTTCCATGTTGGGATCTCAATCGATTTGGTAAGACCTCCAGGCTTAAGTTGTTCGGCCTTAAACtgttggcaattggggcacttctCCGCAAACATAGAAATATCTTGTTTCATAAATTCCGACCAATATATCTCCTTGAGATCACGATACATATTGGTGGAACCTAGATGAATGGAACACCTGGAGCCTCTACACTTATATTATGTCTCAGATTATCAAtattgggaacacacaatctgccttggTATCTAAGCACACCATCCCACCTAGGGAGAATTATTTATTCAGCTTACTCAAAAGTGAGTCTTTCAACTCTGTGAGTACTTGGTCGAGATGCTGCTTAGCTTTAACATCTACAACAAATGAGTATTCAAAActagaatgaaataaaacatcCCCACATGGTGTATCTACTAGACATACACCTAACCTTGCCAATTGGTGTACCTTTTTAACCAACTCCTTcttttcatcatcaatatgagacACACTGCCATGCTCAATTGGCTCAAAGCATCTGCCACTACATTGGCATTACCTGGGTGTTagtggacactcatgtcataatccttgagcagCTCTATCCATCTCATCTGACAAAGATTCAATTCTTGCTATGTAAAAACATactgaagacttttatggtcagtaAATATATCAATATGTACACCATATCAGTAATGTCTCtaaagttttaattaaaataccttatcagctaactcaagatcatgggtAGGGTAATTCTTCTTGTGGATTTTAACTATCTTGATGCATATGCAATCACCTTTCCCTTCCCCTCTCCTCGACAATGTGAGAACTGGGCTGAAGTGAGTCGATCTTTGAGCTCTTAGAAGCTCTATTCACAAGTTTTAGACCACTAAAACTTAGCCTTATTTGTTAAAGCTGTCAATGGAGCAAAAATAGCGGAAAAGCCCTCAAGAAACCTTCAACAGTAATTAGCAAAAACAAGGAATCTTCGGATGTTTGAGGGAGTATAGGTATCGTCTATTTCTTTACTGACTCACTCTTTTTCAGATAAACCTCTACACCCTggtcggacacaacatgaccaagGAAGGTCACTAATAtcagccaaaactcacatttgtttAATTTTGCTTACAACTGATGTTACTTGAGTACTTGAATTATCATTCTCAAATATAGTTCATGCTCTTGTCTTTTCTTAGAGTATATGAGGATGTCATACTATGACAAAAGAAtgaaggtattcacggaagacccTATTAATAAGGTCCATAAACGTGGTTGGTGCGTTAGTGAGACAAATGACATGAcaagaaactcataatgaccatacctagtatGGAAGACAGTCTTAGGAATGTCCTGCTGTCTTACTCTAAGCTGGTGATACCCTGACCGGAGatctattttagaaaagaaGCTTCAACCTTGGAGCTGATCAAATAGATCATAAATTCTGGGAAGAGGgtatttgttctttatagtgactttgttgagttgacgataatcgatacacattttATGGGTTCCATCCTTATTCTTAGCGAACAACACTGGAGAACCCCATGGAAATATGCTCGGCtggatgaagcccttatcaagTAGATGTTTGAACTGCAACTTCAACTATTTGAGTTCAGCATGAGCCATTCTATAGGGAGGATTGGAAATTGGTTGGTGTTGGGATCTAAGTCAACACCAATGTCAATTTCACGTTTAGGAGGGATTCCTCGTAAATCCTCCGAGAACACATTTTGAAACTCATTCACTATGAACTCATAGTCTAAGGAAGGAACTTAATGTTCTAAGACATTGACTCTGACTAAGTGGTATAAATACTCTTTAGATAGTATCTTATTGGCTTTAAGATGGGAAAGTATTTTGCCTGTTTGATTTGAACTACGCCCGTCCCATTTCAGCTATAACTCATAAGGAAATTCAAACTTTACTACCCTATTTCGACAACCTATGGTAGCATAGCATTTATggagccaatccataccaaaaattatataaaagtcaAGCACTGTTAATTCTTTTAGGTCAGCATAGGTAACTCTATCAAGAACAGTTATTCGGCAATCTCTATATGCTCTTTCAACTCTAATGCTATCTCCTATGGGAAAACAAACTAGAAAATGTTCATGCAAGATGTTAGGAAGCAAGTCAAATTAACTGGCTACtaaaggagtaacaaaagacaaggtggatcctggatctaacaatgcatacacAGGAAAATAAAAGACATGCAAGTTACCGATGACCACATCATCTGACTTCTCCTGTTCCTCTCTACCCTTAAAATCATAGAACATGTTCCTCTTGGGAGGCTTGACTTCAGCAATAGGATTAGGCCGAGGCTGAGTATCTTCCTTGTCTTGATTCTTAATATGTGGGCAGTCCGTAATCATATGCCCACTCTTTCCACACCCATAGAAGGCATTAGAACCTACCATGCACTCACCTCCATGCAAATGACCACACTTATCACACATATTTCATTCACGCAGGGCATTTCTATTATTTCCCTTCTTGGGACCATACTTGTCCCCTTTGGCATTAGTGTTCCCGAAAGGAGTAGGATTAATTGAGTGCTGGTGCCCCTTCTTGAACTTGGGCCTATCCTGGACTCCAAAAGAACTCCTACCAGTGCTAGAACAAGCCTGATCCGAGGACCTAGGCTTCTTATCTTCTCGGCCTCTCTTCCTTTGACGACTCTCTATGCATGTACCATCAACCTAGCAAGGTCTATATTATCATGTAACATGGCTAACCGACATTCCTCCTCCAGATCCTCCGATATACCAGTCAAAAACCTTCTCATCTCATTCCTGATTCTGGACACCAGggaagaagcatatttggaaagtttaacaaacttcaaggagtattccttgactTACATACCTTCCTGAcgtaggttgatgaactccttaACCTTAGCCTCTCTCTGTTCTCTGTAAAGAACCTCTATAGGAACGCAGTCTTGAGAATGTCCCAACTGATGGGGACTTCTCCTGGTGCTCGTCCATCAACCCACATCTTGTACCATACCTGAGCCATATCCTTGAGCTGGTATGCAGCCAACTCAACCTTATCCTCTTCATTAACACCCATAGCATAGAGAATCTTATGGACCTCATCTACAAACTCCTACGGATCCTAATTTGTTCTGGACTCGAAGTATACTAGAGCATTCATCCTAATGAAATCTCTCAATCTTCTAGCCAGGGTGCTACATGTGGGTTCTCCATTGGAGCACCCTCTTTAGtggaaatataaattaatagcatattcataattgaatctaacatcatataagataaTCAACATGTATTGTCAATATATGCGTAACATTTACATTATATAACAATAGAAAATCcttctaggacttccctcaaagCCAACTAGTGTAATGTATAGGCAGATTCCTATTcccttacctagactaagtcagcCCCtaaagtcaccctagttagtctTAACTTTATCATTTAATGttacttttgggaacacttgacttaaccgacataaaccaaATAAGATAAAAGTGGAATCCGATTTTATGAACCCCTATaccaaaagaaggtggactaaTTGCCAAgatagtaccaaaacatgaacatagcattctaggtggattcACTATCTAGTATTCTTGTTGGGggaacatagttcaagaactaggagatatacaTGGAACCTTTTTATGCATATTGAATTAAAGTCTCCAATCTAATTAGTAtcatagtgaacctaccttcccacattgggaagggacacttctcactACTTCACTCGAAGCTAAACTAGAGTcgctttttgaaatgtctttaagccatcttttatcaatcataacttagatTAGGCCATATGAGAATAAACCCTTGTATATTCATAgtcattagctcattaggaattgcatgacaatgtcctttcaatacaacccttatatgtgagatcaacacattatcatcacaatatcataataagacacataggtaattcataaccaaccttatatgtATTCATCTAAAACATGATCTCATATATTcaaataatcattaaatttcaATTGCATAATAATACCATCACATACTTAACATAATCACAAGTCATGCTTaaattgaatttcatcaccaagtacaagcGATCACAATTGACGTAAAGGTTTAAGATCACAAATCCTTACTAATTCTCCTTCGAAAGCCACCATCATTTCTCTTAACCTCAACCAATccaatttcatcatcaataggtttaataacatcattcaatagtaatAAACGTAATAACTAAGTCCATTGCATcaatactaatctattcaacaAGACTTCATAACCTACATTTAGGGAATTTGGATCAAGTCATAATCTATTCAACATACTAGGTTTAATCATTAAGAACTAGAATAATTTAACAGTAATACATCCTAATATAAAATCATCCTAATAAAAAAAACCATAACCAAtacaatttagaagatcaatTTCAGATTAGAAAGAAACCcatataaaataatctttttaaaaacaaatataggAAGAACCCtttgaagaaacaaaatccaAAAGGTGAAAGGTTCCCATACCTTAATATTCtttgaatattgatggagaaaatttaCCTTTTTTATGCCCTAGATTCCTTAGaccttggtcttcaatggagtcttcttggggagagagaaagtagagagaaggaagaacaATTTGGGTTTAAGAATTTATGATGTAATAAGTTGGATTTAGGATTAGAGTAgtttatatattcatttaaataattatttaaccaCCCATTAACCCCTATTtgactaattaactaactaaatgAAGTCATTAAAACATAATAGTGAAAATTCAGGCATGACCTACGAGTCCACGACCGATGGTATGTAAGTTAATCTATGACTACTTGCCCCAATCTTCCTAGACATCTGTAGTTTAGTTCAGAGAGTTGTAAAATTGAACATTTTGGAAAATGTGTAAGTGCTGGTCGACGGAGGCATCAACTCGACGGAGGCATCAACTCCTCGTCACCTACAACTGTAGGTGGACACTGTCTTTGATAACTTTTTGGCTTAAATGGGAGaatcctcctcaaggacccataGAGTGGTCCTTGGGTAGTTACAACCAAACATTTCAACCCTAAAATTACTTTCATACGTGTTTGACACCTTTCAACCAAATTTCATTGAATTCTTACTCGTAAAACCTCGTGAAATATACAAAGtcacactagcacctctttcACTAGTCTCCAGACGTATCACACCCGGGTCCTATACCCTAGATGAGACTAGCGttgttaacctctcagaggtcgcagacaagcctcttattATCTTTCACcacaatcataaatttaaatttagcaaaaaatctgaaactttttaaatttactgAAGTGTACTTAGACATCATATACttgcataagagtgatatactaacaactcaaaataaacaaccatctattagCAGATTGAACAATTTTAATGAAGAATTTAGAATACCATTAATAGTTGCCAAACCGGACTTAATACAAAAgcttgaacaaatgtttgaaagaaaattctagggacaacatccgCTATCTATATCTAAAATACTGAAGCTTGAAGATAAAGCGtaggcatcctcgaactcaagaggacctaccaaagtctggagGTGCTAGTCCAAACAGCTTCAATTGATCTTCAATCTTCTCCAAGGACCTGTACCTATAAAAATGGTAATTGTATATTGGTCATCACACACTTGTTCTAAGTATGGGTttatgcacataaacacataaggactatgcattatcaaggaaagctcttcctataacaacattccatttttggaaagtgaaaTCACTTAACTTtcctaattatatatttatgaatcatgCTATAAATGTAACATATTTTCATGTATTTAaatcacacaactcattttctatattaacataagaccttggaatcatgaaagTTCTTTTAGAACAATTTaagcaaaatttaatatatcttCCCTTAGGCCGAGAGCTTCCTCTCCTAGACTTAGTTTCTTTTCAGTCTTTTCTTCTGAttattgtgtagttcaatgatctccttttatcatatgttttacttacgagtacaatgattcattgtagtctcaTTGATACAATTAATCAACTACGTAATCCAAAAGAATAAGGAAATGAATTGACTACCCTACTCACAAGTTGTTCTTTCCATTCTTCttaaattgggcatgaagtctttataagaCAATCTTTATTGTCTATgaccattatttgatcatttgaatAATATAAAGATGCTGGGGTATATATTCACACTCCAATTGATGAgtcattatgtttttcttccTTTATTGGCATAGCCAATAACTGCTAAAACTTCATTCGTACCAAACACTGATGATATTATATACTTTTGCTTTTGCTTACTTACTTtactttgaacttacatttcttctttAATTGATCTCATGTTCACTTTGAACATGATAGGTTGACTTAGGATATTCTTTTAAGACTTCAATTGGGATCATATTGTGCAATGACTAAAAATGACTTGCATCATTACTTAGTCTAACCTCACCTTTTGGTCATCCTATCCGAACACCCTCATCGTCCTagttatttatttctttctttattacttTCTTTGAGAAATTTTTAGCATTTgaacgacatagatcatgtgatataacatgaaatccagtgtcttccccacactgaaaaaaCATGGTTCACCGGTCAAAGTGATATCGAATAATTCATAGCTTTCTTCGGTGGATATACAAGCTAGTAACCTATGCGGGCGATGTAGTTCAAAGAGTAGGAGAATTAGGAGacccttatccaccttggtgttagtctcatctcatgagtctTATATGTGATTTCATAATCTCATTACTAATCTGTAAGTGCTTAgctcaatttattataattttccaCTTTTCGAGTTGAGTCATGcactatggaagcttgcttctagtatgaggtatgCTTAGATCAATGGATGACTTGTCATACCTTTCTATACATGATGAATGAGAACTTAAATGTTACATTATCATTAatgtgttaatgagacttgtctcatgaTTTCTaataccctcttatgtgagtatctttaacataattgtttaggtgcaagtgagacttctatcacttcctttaacaccccattctaggTCAATTTAATGACTCATAAACTTTTACTTATTTCATTACACACATTATCTTGTTCAATGTTATTTGGTAATCTTGTACAATCATTTATGAATGTTATAAGGACCTACTCAATGTGCTACTATGTTCACAAGTTTATTTAGATGGTGTTTGTTGGGACTTGTCGAAATTATTGGCATAGCCTAGGTTATAagttcattgagttacatcTTGTAAAGTCAATCTTTTACATGCATTTGGCCTTATAAGAAACATCAGAATTTACATTGGCCATATAAGATTTGTATGTCTTAGTCATTGgccaattctattacatatttttgaaataattgctggccaatttgttggcataaaccAAATTTCACTAAACACTTATCATGATATTATCACTAGAAAAGTCAATTAAATTCATGTATATACTAtattaatctcatcattttaAGCAAGCCGACCTTTAAAATTTGATTGGCTTATAAGAACAATTCAATGCTTAGTTTGGCCAAGCTATAAAGTTGATTTGGCATTGAAGATTCATTAACTAGCTTTTATTCTGATTCTTATTTCTTATTGGAAACATTGCATTCTAAACACTTACAAACATACATACTGTAAACACACACAGTAATCAAAACCTTCATTCCTTTCAACAGTAAACTGAATTTCATAAATGACttgtaacaatttcatcttctcgaacacaattaGGCATTACAACTTTTCTTATCTCATGTAAATGATACTCTAATCATACGGATCTAACCTATATGTCTAATTTGACattattaaataacaaaaacatatacataatgatcagttagcaccatataccaacaacatgctcaatattttcattatacatACTAATAGAATCAAAAATAGAGAGAACTAGAGAGATGAATATTCGACAATTTCATCGGGTACAACCCTAGAtttgattttcttgaattcaaaacgtttgaaaagcctcctggggaaaggaatccaagagataaaacccataccttaatgttgaattgaatctacgaagatcactcttcactttgaaaaaaaatattgaggaaTTGCCTAAGGAGAACCGAgagtatttttttgttttttctaatgTTTGTTCACTGTTATTCAATAGTGGGTTTCTAGTGGACAAACATGAGTCTAAGTCTTAGGATTTGAATATTGACTAATTTAACTTAGGCTATTTAACTTTATTAACTAAATGAATTAGCGAATTACCAAAACCCCCCTCCtaatttaactaaaaatagGAGAAGATGTTACTTAgccaaattctgaaaatttgctaAGGGTCTCGGGTTtgacaattaatttaaattaattaattaagtttctaatttaattaattaattcacctagggtaattactaaagtatccctaagtcactaggaccataaccaaccccttTGCACAAACCTAAgataggtactaggatgtttctttagatAGTTACTCGGCTAGGGTCACCCGATTAGGTCATAGGATTTTGGGCACACTAGTTAGTTTAGTTTAGTTAGTCCTACGTTAGTTATCTATTTAGGTAAGTTAGTTATAGTGTAACACGTGGCTTGACCCAATGCATGCCGACCCCCTAAGCTCCCTAACCGAATCGGTTGGGCTTTGTCACTTGGTATCTTGGCTGGTAGAAAATGTGTTGCCGTGCACTCTGTAGTTGCACTTGGAAAGTTCACTtcttgtcccaaggatcctcactatgttcttgggcactacttaatctacatgatcattttaaatgatcatgttctatggtacctaggcttgagacttggatgcctcgtacctTATGTGTGTAAgctaagaaaacaaaaattttagcttagggtcttcattgcaggtacaattttttaaacaagattggattggagcatttgaacatcaaagtatatcttaagttacttgttaatacatagaaattgggtagcacccttaagccaatataaTCTAACATGCCTAATATTACTCAATactgggcattgggatgcctatgtaccccaatacctattcttaaaacctaatatATTCTACACAAGACAAGTACAGTTTTTGGAATGTTACAggacgtcatggatgtttctTGATGTCTTGACTCTTAAATTTCCTACATGACTTATAAACATTAATTTTGGACCGTAAAACAGTGCTACAACCCTTACACATTCATGTGAGGCTCTAAATTAGGTCTTGgactttcaaagtgttacatgTAGATTTCATCTACTTCATGTTTATGACCAAAATATCAACTAGCTCTTCAATAAAGTCCAGGCGATTATCCAACTCAATGCTTCTCTCATGGTACACTCCTCTTCCCGCCGAGCCCCTTTTCTCCTCGGTCCATAGAGACAAAATGTAGGACTGGTGCCAGACATCAAACTGGAGCATATGAGACACAAATGGAACATACTATAGCATGGTGTAAAGTGACTCATAAGATACATATCATGACCCAAAAatataccctagaagttagagtaATCTTAAGTCAGAGCACGAAGTACTTGAACTCTCGGAGgttttgtacaagcccttacacaTCATTTACTGCATATATACAAAAACTAgagtggaattaaaacttttgtttCAAAACATAATGcggaataattttataaaacttctaacatatgtctcaaaaaccatctatgacctcatgagtacaatagtctTGGATCACAACCCATAAAAGTCTAACatagaaaagaacataaaatagAACATAGAAGTGATGTCCTCAAATGCTGTATGGATTCAACAATGGTCAAATCTTCATATGCCTTGGAAAGTCTTCCCTTGAAAGCAACTCAATATCCCTCAATTCCCTACATTTGATTAGAGTGTAGGCAAAATATGCGTTAGTACcaaatgtaccaagtatggaaACTATCAAATCAGAACATAAGATATGTCAAAGGGTTAGTCAACAATAgatataatcataagagatgAACGCATAGGCATAACATTGATAACATATGCATAATAAAGTCATAAATCATATAAGAATTCATACTTATCTCATTGTCTTTCTTAGTCAAATGAACTACTTCACAAACCACCTCAAAGTATACTTGTGAAAGGGTAAGGTAGAATCCCATACTACAACTAAAGCTAAGTACATTTCTTTGGTTATTCATGATCATTATccactttcataattaagacctaaACTTCATCATAACATATGAGCACTATGCCCCAGGGCCGCCACTAAGCACACTTTTGCAATGCATGTGAAACATCCCACTCTACCTCACACACTAGTCATATATTGAAGTCATCCTATTCTCTTTCATTTCAGTTTAGGAGTCTCTAGTAGACCTACTTTATAATTACAAGGAACTATCATCTTAAGTCAATCATGTCATGGAAGGAAACTATAGCACTATCCAAGATAAGCATACAACATGTAGTGGTCATGTCATAGGTAtcttcaagtcatacttgtgaCATGTAtgaatagcatcccatactaccattcATAATAAGTACTCTTCTAGACTATCCTACTCCAAGCTAACTTATCTTGCATCATTGTCTATTAAGCTCAACATACTATCATAATAGGACTACTAACATGGAAATCATCTCAACATAATAATGAAACTAACTAAAGGAAGGATACAACGATCCTATCCACCATGCAACAAATTATGTAGATGCAAGATAATCATAAGGGAGAATGAATCCATCACCCTAAGATACCATGAGAGACTAATCTCAAGCTATTACATGAAATGAACCTTGCATGCAAatcaagctaccatgaaattCAAGCTAACATTAGGAGAAT
This DNA window, taken from Solanum lycopersicum chromosome 5, SLM_r2.1, encodes the following:
- the LOC138348829 gene encoding uncharacterized protein, with the translated sequence MYRDLKEIYWSEFMKQDISMFAEKCPNCQQFKAEQLKPGGLTKSIEIPTWKWEFTYKAEDYATLYIDEIVRWHGIPLSIIADGGDSLLLTFEIFPKDLGRCRSPVGWFEVGESFILGPEIIHEAMGKVRMIRDRLTTTYSRKNYYVDNRKRALEFEVIQHPSCLLRGHEEVTVEILDHQVKQLRNKEVASVKVLWRNNLVIGETWEAKADMRSRYPHLFSS